In Solanum pennellii chromosome 7, SPENNV200, the following are encoded in one genomic region:
- the LOC107026262 gene encoding protein PLASTID MOVEMENT IMPAIRED 1-RELATED 1 — protein MSKVGGNEKLLDDIEALNKALCLDNKGGRRSLMLGASNRSISVGKTHQKSKNSDDLSGKENKKSIWSWKGLKSLAVRNKKFNCCFSVQVHSIEGLSTLFDELCLVVHWKRRDGELTTRPVVVSKGVAEFEEQLTHTCSISGSKNGPNQSAKYEAKHFLLYASIYATPDLDLGKHRVDLTRLLPLALDELEENSSGKWSTSFRLSGKAKGATMNVSFEYHIVGKTFTVFPSSTSLLDVNNLRRNSEKVAKILAQCEQSDELSKTMRRAGSLPARSSASQCSAENIKDLHEVLPAPSSELSISVNVMYQKLEEEKVEYSVDCKPQIDVCCDDVKTLKPNIALLSEPEKGNIENGDDLSEVSIRDQGIEVASEVREGKEEETTKTGDTPSEENAEPNSSFGTFNEEEPQLALLSKEVDTENKDLSVSACNFETDKSSKESIMKELESALKRVSDLENEGFDSQDDENEVINHDGGLNIKGNFGELRKGKSLSLDYDAESVASDFLDMLGINQFSPSSESEPDSPRERLLRQFEKDTLADGGSLFNFDEDIDHQDFACDASTGSDWRSIYEDFDYSCNVEMPKIEIEATSNKIGASMLEDLETEALMYEWGLNERAFQCSPPKSSSGFGSPIDIPLEDPSQLPPLGEGLGPFIKTKNGGFLRSMNPSLFKNAKSGGSLIMQVSSPVVVPAEMGSGIMDILHHLASIGIEKLSIQANKLMPLEDITGQTMQHIGWETAPSLDGTVRQEFLQHEFEYGKNMAGIQSNKGKLHRPKSSSKLESNSAGLDKDSEYVSLEDLAPLAMDKIEALSIEGLRIQSGMSDEDTPNVSSKPIGEFSAIEGKKVNFGGAVGLEGTGGLQLLDVKDNDGGGEVDGLMGLSLTLDEWMKLDAGEIDEISERTSKLLAAHHGTCTDLFRGRSKKRGKGKNCGLLGNSFTVALMVQLRDPLRNYEPVGTPMLALVQVERVFVTPKAKIYSTVSQVRKSNEDDDDNELKPPQKEAGGVDVKEEQIREDEEIPQYKITEVHVAGLKTEQGKKKLWGSSSQQQSGSRWLLANGMGKKNKHPLMKSKGVNKSSIAAASSLATTTTVQPGETLWSISSRVHGTGAKWEELAALNPHIRNPNVIFPNEKIRLR, from the exons ATGTCGAAAGTTGGTGGAAATGAAAAATTGTTGGATGATATTGAAGCTCTAAATAAAGCTTTGTGTTTGGATAATAAAGGTGGACGGAGGAGTTTGATGTTAGGAGCTAGTAATCGTTCAATTTCTGTAGGAAAAACCCATCAGAAATCGAAGAATAGTGATGATTTATCAGGGAAGGAGAATAAGAAATCCATTTGGAGTTGGAAAGGCCTAAAATCTCTAGCTGTTAggaacaaaaaatttaattgttgtttttctgTTCAAGTACATTCTATTGAAGGGTTATCAACATTGTTTGATGAGCTTTGCCTTGTTGTGCATTGGAAGAGGCGAGATGGTGAGTTAACGACTCGTCCTGTTGTTGTTTCTAAAGGGGTAGCTGAGTTTGAGGAACAGTTGACTCATACATGTTCTATATCTGGTAGCAAGAATGGTCCTAATCAATCAGCAAAGTATGAGGCTAAACATTTTTTGTTGTATGCTTCTATATATGCTACCCCTGATCTTGATTTAGGAAAGCATCGCGTTGATCTTACTAGGTTGCTTCCTCTTGCATTGGATGAATTGGAGGAGAATAGCTCAGGCAAGTGGAGTACTAGTTTCAGGTTATCAGGTAAGGCTAAAGGTGCAACCATGAATGTTAGTTTCGAGTATCACATCGTTGGGAAAACTTTTACTGTGTTTCCTAGCAGTACGAGTCTTCTCGATGTGAACAACTTGAGGCGCAATAGTGAAAAGGTAGCAAAAATTTTGGCACAATGTGAGCAAAGTGATGAGCTGAGTAAAACTATGAGGCGAGCAGGGAGCCTTCCTGCTCGATCTTCTGCTTCACAGTGTTCAGCTGAGAATATAAAAGACCTTCACGAGGTTTTACCAGCTCCTTCTTCTGAACTTTCCATATCTGTAAATGTGATGTATCAGAAACTTGAGGAAGAGAAAGTGGAATATTCAGTTGATTGCAAACCGCAGATAGATGTATGCTGTGATGATGTTAAGACCCTAAAACCCAACATAGCCTTGCTATCGGAGCCTGAGAAGGGAAATATTGAAAATGGGGACGATTTAAGTGAGGTTTCTATCAGAGATCAAGGTATAGAAGTTGCCTCAGAGGTACGAGagggaaaagaagaagaaaccaCGAAAACTGGTGATACTCCTTCGGAAGAGAATGCTGAACCTAATAGTAGTTTTGGGACGTTCAATGAAGAGGAGCCACAGCTTGCATTGTTGTCCAAGGAAGTTGACACTGAGAATAAAGATCTTTCAGTGAGTGCCTGCAATTTCGAGACAGACAAATCTTCAAAAGAGTCGATCATGAAAGAATTAGAGTCTGCCTTAAAGAGGGTCTCTGACTTGGAAAACGAGGGATTTGATTCTCAAgatgatgaaaatgaagttATAAATCATGATGGAGGCTTGAACATAAAAGGAAACTTTGGGGAGCTTAGGAAGGGAAAATCCCTAAGCTTGGATTATGACGCTGAATCTGTGGCTAGTGATTTTCTGGATATGCTAGGGATAAATCAATTTTCCCCGAGTTCTGAAAGTGAGCCTGATTCCCCAAGAGAACGACTGCTGAGGCAATTTGAGAAGGATACTTTGGCCGATGGGGGTTCCTTGTTCAACTTTGATGAGGACATTGATCACCAAGACTTCGCTTGTGATGCTTCAACTGGATCCGATTGGAGGAGCATTTATGAGGATTTTGATTATTCATGTAATGTAGAGATGCCAAAGATAGAAATCGAAGCAACAAGCAATAAAATTGGGGCGTCGATGTTGGAGGACTTGGAGACAGAGGCTTTGATGTACGAATGGGGCTTGAACGAGAGGGCATTTCAATGTTCCCCTCCTAAGAGCTCAAGCGGTTTTGGAAGCCCAATTGATATTCCTCTTGAGGACCCTTCCCAATTGCCCCCTCTTGGAGAAGGCTTAGGACCCTTCATTAAGACTAAAAATGGAGGATTTTTAAGATCAATGAACCCTTCACTTTTCAAGAATGCCAAGAGTGGGGGGAGCTTGATAATGCAGGTATCCAGTCCAGTGGTGGTTCCTGCAGAAATGGGATCTGGCATAATGGACATACTGCATCATTTAGCTTCCATTGGAATTGAAAAGCTCTCTATTCAGGCAAATAAATTGATGCCTTTAGAAGATATTACTGGCCAGACAATGCAACATATAGGATGGGAAACTGCACCAAGCCTAGATGGAACTGTGAG ACAAGAATTTTTGCAGCATGAATTTGAGTATGGAAAAAATATGGCTGGTATTCAAAGTAATAAGGGGAAATTGCACAGACCAAAGTCCAGCAGCAAGTTGGAGTCAAATTCTGCCGGGCTTGACAAGGACTCAGAATACGTATCATTAGAGGACCTTGCTCCTTTGGCGATGGATAAAATTGAAGCCCTTTCAATCGAAGGTTTGAGAATACAGTCAGGCATGTCAGATGAGGACACACCTAATGTAAGCTCAAAACCCATTGGTGAGTTTTCAGCCATCGAGGGAAAGAAGGTCAACTTTGGAGGAGCTGTAGGTCTAGAAGGAACTGGTGGATTGCAGTTACTGGACGTTAAAGACAATGATGGTGGTGGTGAGGTTGATGGACTAATGGGCTTATCTCTCACTCTTGATGAATGGATGAAGTTGGACGCCGGAGAAATTGATGAAATCAGCGAGCGGACGTCCAAACTGCTTGCAGCTCATCATGGTACCTGCACTGATTTGTTTCGTGGTAGGTCGAAGAAACGTGGCAAGGGTAAGAACTGTGGGTTGTTGGGAAACAGCTTTACAGTGGCCCTAATGGTGCAACTTCGTGATCCTTTAAGGAATTATGAGCCAGTTGGTACACCTATGCTTGCTCTTGTTCAAGTGGAGAGAGTTTTTGTAACACCTAAAGCTAAGATATACAGCACAGTTTCTCAAGTTAGAAAGAGCAATGAAGACGATGATGATAATGAACTCAAGCCCCCCCAAAAAGAAGCTGGTGGTGTGGATGTGAAAGAAGAACAGATTCGTGAAGATGAAGAAATCCCTCAATACAAAATCACTGAAGTACATGTTGCAGGTTTAAAGACAGAACAaggtaaaaagaaattatgGGGTTCGTCAAGTCAACAGCAATCAGGATCGCGTTGGTTGCTGGCGAATGGAATGGGAAAGAAGAATAAGCATCCATTAATGAAGTCAAAGGGtgtaaataaatcatcaatagcAGCTGCTTCTTCTCTAGCAACCACAACAACAGTGCAGCCTGGTGAGACGTTATGGAGTATATCATCACGGGTGCATGGTACAGGGGCTAAATGGGAGGAATTAGCTGCATTAAATCCACACATCAGAAATCCAAATGTTATTTTCCCTAATGAAAAGATTAGATTGAGGTAG
- the LOC107026263 gene encoding PHD finger protein ALFIN-LIKE 4-like, producing the protein MEGGAQYNPRTVEEVFKDFTGRRAGMIKALTTDVEDFYHQCDPEKENLCLYGYPSEQWEVNLPAEEVPPELPEPALGINFARDGMQEKEWLALVAVHSDAWLLSVSFYFGARFGFDRADRKRLFNMMNDLPTIYEVVTGVAKKRVKDKSTVSNHSSNKSKSNSKAGKYSKPQVKDEDDGFDEEEEDEHGDTLCGACGENYASDEFWIFCDMCERWFHGNCVKITPAKAEHIKQYKCPSCSNKRIRP; encoded by the exons ATGGAAGGAGGTGCACAGTACAATCCTCGCACCGTGGAAGAAGTTTTTAAGGATTTTACCGGCCGTCGAGCCGGCATGATCAAAGCCCTCACCACTG ATGTGGAGGATTTTTATCATCAATGTGACCCTG AAAAGGAAAATCTCTGCCTCTATGGATATCCAAGCGAGCAGTGGGAAGTCAATTTGCCAGCTGAGGAGGTGCCTCCAGAGCTTCCAGAGCCAGCACTAGGTATAAACTTCGCTAGAGATGGGATGCAAGAAAAGGAATGGTTAGCTCTAGTTGCTGTACATAGTGATGCATGGCTACTCTCTGTTTCCTTCTATTTTGGTGCCAGATTCGGCTTTGATAGAGCTGACAG GAAACGTCTTTTCAACATGATGAATGATCTGCCAACAATATATGAAGTTGTTACTGGAGTGGCCAAGAAGAGAGTAAAGGATAAGTCAACAGTTTCAAATCACAGCAGCAACAAGTCAAAATCAAATTCTAAAGCG GGTAAATACTCAAAGCCTCAAGTAAAAGATGAGGATGATGGATTCgatgaggaagaagaagatgaacatGGCGACACTCTGTGTGGTGCATGTGGTGAGAACTATGCTTCAGATGAATTCTGGATTTTCTGTGACATGTGCGAGAGGTGGTTCCATGGAAACTGTGTGAAGATCACCCCTGCCAAGGCCGAGCATATAAAGCAGTACAAATGCCCTTCATGCAGCAACAAGAGGATACGCCCATGA